AAAGGCTGCGGCAGCCAGGCGCCCTCCGACTGCGCCAGCGCGCCTTCCATGCGGGCACGGACCTTTCCCTGGAAGCCGACCCCTTCTCCCCGCGGAGAGACGCTGCGCGAGCGCCGCCACAGGACCGGACGCCAACTCGTCGCCCCCAGTTCGGCGGCTTTCTCCGCCAGCCACAGCATGCGATCCCGATCGGCAACCGGCACCAGCAAGTGCACCGGCGGCAGCGGCTCGACGCGCTGCGCCGACGCGACTTCAATGTGCGCCGTGCTCTTGGTGACCTGGACGACGATCCCCTCCCCGACCAGTCCCTGCCCGTCGCGCACCCCAACCAGGGCCCCCGGCCCCAGCCGCAGCACGCGCAAATGACGCACGGCGGCCTCGTCGAGTGCCACCATGCTCCCGGCACCGAAGGCGCTCGCGGTAACGAACTGCGGCCGTCCGGCGGCTACGCCAGTGCGATCGAGACCGACCACCAGATGTCCTCCGCATCATCGTCCAGCAGGCGCCACCCGTGAGCCGCCAGCACCTGCTGCATCGTCTCGCGTTCCTCGAGCAGAATGCCGCTGAGAATGGCTGTGCCGCCGGGGCGGAGGGCGGCCGCGATCGCCGGCAGCAGCTCGATGAGCACCGATGAAATGATGTTGGCAAGCACCAGATCGACCGGCGCCACCAGCGGCAGCAGTACCCCGGCGTCGGCTTCGAACACATGGACCCGATCGCTCACGCCATTGCGCGCCACGTTCCGCTCGGCGTCGGGGATGGCGTCGGCGTCGAGCTCAATGGCATACACCCGCCCGGCACCCAGTTTCGCCGCGGCTATCGACAGCACGGCGCTCCCGGCCCCCAGGTCGGCCACCACAGCGCCCGGCGTCAACTGACGCGGCAGCAGCCGCACGACGCCCCGCGTGGTGGCATGCTCCCCCGTTCCGAAGGCCATACCGGGCTCGATGACGATCGATGTGCGCGGATCGAGCTCCGCACTGAGCCACGGTGGTGCCACCGTCAGCGCGCCCAGCTGGTGGGAGGTAATGCGCGCCTTCCAGGCTTCCGTCCAGTCGATGTCAGGAACCGGCGAGGTTTCCAGCACGGCCAGTTCGTCCGCTTCCGTCACCGCCCGGTGTACGGCCTCGAGATCGGTCCCGGGCGGAAAGTGCGTGACCAACGATGGCCCATCTTCGTGCACCCCCTGGGCCCCGACGGCGAAGAGCGCTCCAAGACAGGCCGCACGCGCGCCAGGGTCCCTGGCCGGAACCACCCGTACGCTGATCCAGCGTCCGGCAGCGGAAGCCGACGAATGATCAGGCACCAAGCACTTCCTTCATTTTCGACCAGAACCCCTTCTCCCGCCGTTCGGGTGCCTGGCCCTGCATGCTGGCCAGACGCTCGATCAGCTGCTTCTCGTCTCCCTCAACCGACTGCGGTGTCCAAAGCTGCACCTTGACGTGCAGGTCGCCCGTTCCCGACGCGTTCACCCGCGGCAAGCCGCGTCCGCGGAGGTGAAACACCGCGCCGCTCTGGGTGCCCGGCGGCACGCGCAGCGACAGGTCGCCGGTGACACCCGGCACCTTCAACTCGGCGCCGAACACCAGCTGCGGATACGTCACCAATGCTTCGCAGAACAGATCTTCGCCGTCGCGTTCGAAGCGCTCGTCATCCTCGACCTCGAACACCACCAACACGTCACCGCGGGTGCCACCGCGCGGGCCAACATTTCCCGTCCCCCGTAGCGTCATGTATTGTCCGGTGGCCACCCCGGGCGGAACCGTGATCTTGAGCGTGCGCTCCGCACGGACGCGTCCTTCTCCGCGGCACTTCTTGCACGGATTAGACACCACAACGCCCTCACCGGCGCAGGTGGGACACGGTGCCACCGAGACGAACTGCCCGAAGAAAGAGCGTTGTGCACGCCGCACCTCTCCCGCGCCGCCGCAGGTACCGCAGGTGGTAGGCTTGCTGCCCGCCTCGGAGCCGGAGCCTTCGCACGGTTCGCAGACTTCAAGCACCTTGAGCGTCACCGTCTTCTCGACGCCCGTTGCCACTTCAGGGAGCGTCAACGGCAATGCCAGCTTGACATCCTGACCGCTGCGCGGGCCGGAGCGCCTGCCACCAGCGGCCGCGCCGAACAGATCGCCAAAGCCGCCGAAGTCGCGCATGAAGATGTTCAGCGCTTCGGACAGGTCCACGTGCTGGTAGGCAGACTGGGCTCCGCCCCCCCGAAGCCCCGCCTCACCGTACCGGTCGTAGGCGGCGCGCTTTTGCGCGTCCCGGAGGATGTCGTAAGCCTCCGTGATGCTCTTGAACTTCTCTTCGGCCTCCTTCGAACCGCCATTGCGATCGGGATGCCACTGCATCGCCAGCCGGCGATACGCCTTCTTGATGTCGTCGTCGGATGCGTCGCGCGGTACGCCGAGGACCGCGTAGAAATCAGCCATGATGGTGTCGAGCGAGTGCTGCGAAAACCCGGCACGACGCCAGGGGGGCGGCGCCGGGACAAAGCGCGGAGCGGGCACCGCGACCGGAGCCGCGGCTCCCGTACGACGCCCGATCGGCAGACAGAATCCGGATAACCTAACCCAGCCGGGGCACCGATAGGTCCCGGCAGCCTGTCCCGGCGCCGGGAGCCCTCCTAGCAGAGCAGATTCGAGACCAGGCGGGAGGTGTGGTCGACCAGCGCGATGACCTTGTCGTACGGCATGCGCGTGGGACCGATGACCCCAATCACTCCGCTCAGCGACCCGGCGTTGTATTCGGCGGTCACGACCGTGAAAGGCTCCAGGCGCGGGTCGCCGTGCTCGTTGCCAATGGTGATGGAGATGCCTGGCCCCCCTCCGCGCGTCTCGAGCAACCGCCCGAGCTGCTGGCGGGTCTCGGTGAGCTCGATCAACTGACGCAATCGCTCGCCACTGGCGAATTCCGGCTTGTCCGCCAGGAGCGACGGCTGCCCAAGCACCACCGTATCAAGGGGATCCGCCGCGGCCCGCCCGAAGACCTGCTCTCCCTCCTGCACAAAAATGTTGAGCAGCTCGGCCGCCTGCGGGGTAGTCGCCACGTCACGCAGTCGCGAGGCAAGCGAGGTGCGGACCTGGTCGAGCGTCAGGCCGGCCAGTCGCTCGTTGAGCACGATCGTGACCCCGATGAGCGCTTCGTCGGCAATGATGCCGGGCACCTCGACGAAGATGGTCCGCACGGCCCCGCCACTGAGACTGAGCACCATGAGGAGGCGATCAGACGAGACGCGCACCAGCTCCACCTGACGCAGGGCCGCGCGATCGAGACGCGGGCCAAGGGCGACTCCCAACTCCTGGGTAAGCACACCGAGAGACTGCGCCGCCCGACGCAGGATGTTCTCGATCGCCGAGCCCCCGCCCTGAATGTCCTCAGCGAGCCGCCGACGCTCGTCTCCCGTCAACGGGTCCACCCGCATGAGCGAGTCCACGTACGTCCGGTAGGCCTTGTCGGTGGGAATACGGCCGGCGGAGGTATGAGGGTGAAAGAGGAAGCCCTTCTCCTCGAGATCACTCATGGTGTTGCGAATGGTCGCCGGGGAAATCCCCAGTCCGAAGCGACGCGACAGGGTGCGCGACCCGGCAGGTTCCGCCGTGGCCACGTAGCTGTGAATCACCGCCTCCAGGACCTGCCGCTCCCGCTCGGAGAGCTCACTGCTGTGCGCCATCTCGCATCCCTTGGATCGTTGCCCCATCGCGAGGCGTGTGGAGCGAAGCCTACGAAGCGCTTCGAAACGCTGTCAAGTCGGCGGCGAGAGCGTCGAGACGCATCCACCCCTCCGGCGCGCACACGAGGCGTGCCCCACCCCGATCAGTATGCACCTCAACCCACCCGGCCTCGACCCAGGTGGCCACGTGACGCTGCTCGGCCACACTGATGGACAACCCATCGATGGTCCGCAACCCGAGGTACACCGCCTCGGCAATGCGGTTCTCGTCCGTGAGCCGTTCCTCGCCACCCACCGGGTCGTCGAGTTGGGAGAC
This genomic stretch from Gemmatimonas sp. harbors:
- a CDS encoding RsmE family RNA methyltransferase, with amino-acid sequence MVGLDRTGVAAGRPQFVTASAFGAGSMVALDEAAVRHLRVLRLGPGALVGVRDGQGLVGEGIVVQVTKSTAHIEVASAQRVEPLPPVHLLVPVADRDRMLWLAEKAAELGATSWRPVLWRRSRSVSPRGEGVGFQGKVRARMEGALAQSEGAWLPQPFPEANLERALLAAPPGDRVVLDPDGAPFVGNASASLTHPLVIAVGPEGGLERDELALLAGAGFRPVSVGPTILRFETAAVAALAAARMVFGTAPSSFAETQPEPLEGT
- a CDS encoding 50S ribosomal protein L11 methyltransferase, which gives rise to MPDHSSASAAGRWISVRVVPARDPGARAACLGALFAVGAQGVHEDGPSLVTHFPPGTDLEAVHRAVTEADELAVLETSPVPDIDWTEAWKARITSHQLGALTVAPPWLSAELDPRTSIVIEPGMAFGTGEHATTRGVVRLLPRQLTPGAVVADLGAGSAVLSIAAAKLGAGRVYAIELDADAIPDAERNVARNGVSDRVHVFEADAGVLLPLVAPVDLVLANIISSVLIELLPAIAAALRPGGTAILSGILLEERETMQQVLAAHGWRLLDDDAEDIWWSVSIALA
- the dnaJ gene encoding molecular chaperone DnaJ, which encodes MADFYAVLGVPRDASDDDIKKAYRRLAMQWHPDRNGGSKEAEEKFKSITEAYDILRDAQKRAAYDRYGEAGLRGGGAQSAYQHVDLSEALNIFMRDFGGFGDLFGAAAGGRRSGPRSGQDVKLALPLTLPEVATGVEKTVTLKVLEVCEPCEGSGSEAGSKPTTCGTCGGAGEVRRAQRSFFGQFVSVAPCPTCAGEGVVVSNPCKKCRGEGRVRAERTLKITVPPGVATGQYMTLRGTGNVGPRGGTRGDVLVVFEVEDDERFERDGEDLFCEALVTYPQLVFGAELKVPGVTGDLSLRVPPGTQSGAVFHLRGRGLPRVNASGTGDLHVKVQLWTPQSVEGDEKQLIERLASMQGQAPERREKGFWSKMKEVLGA
- the hrcA gene encoding heat-inducible transcriptional repressor HrcA is translated as MAHSSELSERERQVLEAVIHSYVATAEPAGSRTLSRRFGLGISPATIRNTMSDLEEKGFLFHPHTSAGRIPTDKAYRTYVDSLMRVDPLTGDERRRLAEDIQGGGSAIENILRRAAQSLGVLTQELGVALGPRLDRAALRQVELVRVSSDRLLMVLSLSGGAVRTIFVEVPGIIADEALIGVTIVLNERLAGLTLDQVRTSLASRLRDVATTPQAAELLNIFVQEGEQVFGRAAADPLDTVVLGQPSLLADKPEFASGERLRQLIELTETRQQLGRLLETRGGGPGISITIGNEHGDPRLEPFTVVTAEYNAGSLSGVIGVIGPTRMPYDKVIALVDHTSRLVSNLLC